One window of the Prinia subflava isolate CZ2003 ecotype Zambia chromosome 1, Cam_Psub_1.2, whole genome shotgun sequence genome contains the following:
- the SALL3 gene encoding sal-like protein 3: MSRRKQAKPQHLKSDEELQAEVVSEHAVSGEGADDGDSGNESRSGSEETNVCEKCCAEFFKWTDFLEHKKSCTKNPLVLIVNEDEPAPPPAEEFPEPSPASSPSDQAESEAAEEGVQAENNDSSEVKNTEKEEEPMEVETSAEKSFQNQGTSNTATPLPQIPEPSSMTSYNMPNTNVTLETLLSTKVAVAQFSQSARATASASISSGVTAVAIPMILEQLMALQQQQIHQLQLIEQIRSQVAMMNRQPLRPSLSQIVAAQGGPGQASNQLQGFAASAAVQLTAVIPSAIVGQATSGQPTAFDSSQHISRSTSGASTPNISSGGSSVLPESGVPSSSNAITSITPISVSNAPNSASQPQNASTPPSIGHGSLTSVSSLPNPLLPQTSSNSVIFPNPLVSIAATANALDPLSALMKHRKGKPPNVSVFEPKSSSEDPFFKHKCRFCAKVFGSDSALQIHLRSHTGERPFKCNICGNRFSTKGNLKVHFQRHKEKYPHIQMNPYPVPEYLDNVPTCSGIPYGMSLPPEKPVTTWLDSKPVLPTVPTSIGLQLPPTIAGVNSYGDSPSITPMSRSPQRPSPASSECTSLSPSLNTSESGVPASAESPQPIQSGSSLTKTEPVTLPPTSTRLGDLSAGGQVSAPSTSSIPTVVTDSSVATSLPNPVLPAVSDQFKAKFPFGGLLDSMQTSETSKLQQLVENIDKKMTDPNQCVICHRVLSCQSALKMHYRTHTGERPFKCKICGRAFTTKGNLKTHFGVHRAKPPLRVQHSCPICQKKFTNAVVLQQHIRMHMGGQIPNTPLPEGFQDAMDSELSYDEKNVDTLSNFDDDIDENSMEEDPELKDTASDSSKPLISYSGSCPSSPPSVISSIAALENQMKMIDSVMNCQQLTSLKSIENGSGESDHLSNDSSSAVGDLESQSAGSPAMSESSSSMQALSPVNSNSESFRSKSPGLSNQEEPQEIQLKTEKPDSPPSTTENGGALDLTSTNPGRPVIKEEAPFSLLFLNRERGPSQSTPSLVTSTPPTMIKMEVNGHSKPISLGEVPSLPAGIQVPAAPQTVMSPGITPMLAPPPRRTPKQHNCQSCGKTFSSASALQIHERTHTGEKPFGCTICGRAFTTKGNLKVHMGTHMWNNAPARRGRRLSVENPMALLGGDALKFSEMFQKDLAARAMNVDPSFWNQYAAAITNGLAMKNNEISVIQNGGIPQLPVSLGGGAIPPLSNLTGGMDKARTGSSPPIVSLDKASSETGASRPFTRFIEDNKEIGIN; this comes from the exons CAGTctcaggagaaggagcagatGATGGTGATAGCGGGAATGAGAGCAGGAGTGGAAGTGAAGAAACCAACGTCTGCGAGAAATGCTGTGCCGAGTTCTTCAAGTGGACGGACTTCCTGGAGCACAAGAAGAGCTGCACTAAAAACCCCCTGGTGCTGATTGTCAACGAAGATGAACCAGCTCCACCCCCAGCTGAGGAATTCCCCGAGCCCTCTCCCGCAAGCTCTCCCAGTGACCAGGCAGAGAGTGAAGCGGCTGAAGAAGGTGTCCAGGCAGAAAACAATGACAGCTCTGAGGTAAAAAACACGGAAAAAGAAGAAGAGCCAATGGAGGTAGAAacttctgcagagaaaagttTCCAGAATCAAGGCACCTCAAACACAGCTACTCCTCTACCTCAGATCCCTGAACCATCTTCCATGACAAGCTATAACATGCCAAACACCAACGTCACGCTAGAGACTCTGCTGAGCACTAAAGTCGCTGTCGCGCAGTTTTCGCAGAGCGCACGGGCAACTGCTTCCGCGAGCATTAGCAGCGGTGTGACGGCTGTGGCCATCCCCATGATTCTGGAGCAGCTcatggccctgcagcagcagcagattcaCCAGCTCCAGCTGATCGAGCAGATCCGCAGTCAGGTGGCAATGATGAACCGCCAACCCCTGCGACCATCCCTCAGCCAGATTGTGGCTGCCCAGGGTGGTCCCGGGCAGGCTTCCAACCAGCTGCAGGGGTTTGCCGCCAGCGCCGCCGTCCAGCTCACTGCAGTCATTCCTTCTGCCATTGTGGGGCAGGCCACCAGTGGTCAGCCCACCGCCTTTGACAGCTCTCAGCACATCTCGAGATCTACATCCGGAGCAAGTACACCCAATATATCCAGCGGTGGCTCTTCTGTCCTGCCTGAATCAGGTGTACCTTCCTCCTCGAATGCAATTACGTCCATAACTCCCATTTCTGTGTCAAATGCTCCTAACAGTGCTTCACAGCCCCAGAATGCTTCGACTCCACCTTCAATAGGACATGGAAGTCTCACCTCAGTATCCAGCCTGCCAAACCCACTTCTACCTCAGACTTCATCAAATAGTGTGATCTTCCCGAATCCGCTGGTTAGCATAGCCGCAACTGCTAACGCGCTTGATCCTTTGTCTGCCCTTATGAAGCACCGCAAAGGAAAGCCACCAAATGTGTCAGTGTTTGAACCCAAGTCCAGCTCCGAAGATCCgttttttaaacataaatgcCGATTTTGTGCCAAGGTCTTTGGAAGTGACAGTGCTTTACAAATTCACCTCCGCTCGCATACAGGCGAAAGACCTTTTAAGTGTAACATATGTGGAAACCGCTTTTCCACAAAGGGCAACCTGAAAGTTCATTTTCAGAGGCATAAAGAGAAATACCCTCATATTCAGATGAACCCTTATCCTGTTCCAGAATACCTCGATAATGTGCCCACCTGCTCTGGAATCCCGTATGGGATGTCACTGCCCCCTGAAAAGCCGGTCACAACATGGTTAGACAGTAAGCCTGTTTTACCAACAGTCCCTACTTCCATTGGGCTCCAGCTGCCCCCCACTATAGCTGGTGTGAACAGTTACGGAGACTCTCCAAGTATCACTCCTATGAGCAGGTCACCCCAGAGGCCTTCTCCTGCCTCCAGTGAATGCACTTCTCTATCCCCGAGCCTCAACACTTCTGAGTCTGGCGTTCCGGCATCTGCTGAATCCCCGCAGCCCATTCAGAGTGGCTCATCTCTGACCAAGACAGAACCTGTCACTCTGCCTCCCACGAGCACACGGCTTGGGGACCTTTCTGCAGGCGGGCAAGTTTCTGCACCTTCCACGTCTTCAATTCCTACTGTGGTTACAGACAGCAGTGTTGCAACAAGCCTCCCAAACCCTGTGCTTCCAGCAGTGTCTGACCAGTTTAAGGCAAAGTTTCCATTTGGTGGTCTGCTAGACTCTATGCAAACATCAGAAACCTCAAAACTACAACAGCTAGTGGAGAACATTGACAAGAAGATGACGGATCCAAATCAATGTGTCATTTGTCACCGCGTGCTTAGTTGTCAGAGCGCTCTCAAGATGCATTACAGAACACATACAGGAGAAAGAccatttaaatgcaaaatttgtGGACGTGCCTTTACTACAAAAGGCAATctaaaaacacattttggagTTCATCGAGCAAAGCCACCACTTAGAGTACAGCACTCGTGTCCGATTTGTCAGAAGAAATTTACAAACGCGGTTGTTCTTCAGCAGCACATTCGTATGCATATGGGTGGGCAAATTCCAAACACGCCACTGCCAGAGGGCTTCCAGGATGCCATGGACTCAGAGCTTTCCTATGATGAGAAGAATGTTGACACATTGAGCAACTTTGATGATGACATTGATGAAAATTCTATGGAAGAGGACCCGGAACTAAAGGACACAGCAAGTGATTCATCCAAACCCCTTATCTCTTACTCTGGGTCATGTCCTTCTTCACCACCTTCTGTGATCTCCAGTATTGCTGCTTTGGAGAATCAAATGAAAATGATTGATTCTGTCATGAACTGTCAGCAGCTGACCAGTTTAAAATCCATAGAAAATGGATCAGGGGAAAGTGACCATTTGAGCAATGACTCCTCATCAGCTGTTGGTGATCTTGAAAGCCAGagtgcaggcagccctgcaaTGTCAGAGTCTTCTTCCTCCATGCAAGCTTTGTCTCCTGTGAATAGCAATAGTGAAAGTTTCAGATCAAAGTCCCCCGGTCTCAGTAACCAGGAAGAGCCCCAAGAAATACagttaaagacagaaaaaccaGACAGTCCGCCATCCACAACTGAAAATGGAGGCGCATTAGATCTGACATCCACCAACCCAGGAAGACCGGTCATCAAAGAGGAGGCTCCTTTTAGTCTGCTGTTCCTGAACAGAGAACGTG GTCCCAGCCAAAGTACTCCTAGCCTGGTCACCAGTACACCACCTACCATGATCAAAATGGAAGTGAATGGTCACAGCAAGCCGATCTCTTTGGGTGAGGTTCCCTCGCTTCCAGCTGGAATCCAGGTTCCTGCTGCACCACAGACAGTGATGAGTCCGGGGATCACCCCTATGCTGGCACCCCCCCCTCGCCGGACTCCCAAGCAGCACAACTGTCAGTCATGCGGGAAGACCTTCTCCTCAGCAAGTGCACTGCAGATACACGAGCGCACCCATACTGGTGAAAAACCGTTTGGTTGCACAATCTGTGGTAGAGCTTTTACCACAAAGGGGAATCTTAAG GTTCACATGGGGACTCACATGTGGAATAACGCCCCGGCACGCCGTGGCCGACGCCTCTCCGTGGAAAACCCCATGGCTTTGCTTGGTGGTGATGCTCTCAAGTTCTCTGAGATGTTCCAGAAGGATTTGGCAGCTCGGGCCATGAATGTTGACCCCAGTTTTTGGAACCAATATGCTGCAGCTATCACTAACGGACTTGCTATGAAGAACAATGAGATTTCTGTCATACAGAACGGAGGCATTCCTCAGCTCCCAGTAAGTCTAGGCGGAGGCGCCATCCCGCCTTTAAGTAACCTTACCGGTGGCATGGACAAAGCTCGCACGGGCAGCAGCCCTCCCATTGTCAGTCTGGACAAAGCAAGTTCTGAAACGGGAGCCAGTCGTCCATTCACGAGATTTATTGAGGATAATAAAGAGATTGGCATAAATTAA